A portion of the Gemmatimonas sp. genome contains these proteins:
- a CDS encoding GatB/YqeY domain-containing protein: MSSPVDASGGRLLAQLQGDQAAARREQQKDRVMLLGMIVSEVRNREIELRRGATDDDVIDVIRKGIKKRRESVELYARAGRTDLRDKEQQEVTLLEVYLPAQVDPAEIRAAVQQAIAAGAANVGAVMARVMPAFKGRVDGSVINAVVREELARS, encoded by the coding sequence GTGAGCAGTCCCGTGGACGCCAGTGGCGGTAGGCTGCTGGCGCAGCTGCAGGGAGATCAGGCGGCCGCCCGGCGGGAACAGCAGAAGGATCGCGTGATGCTGCTTGGCATGATCGTGTCCGAGGTCAGAAATCGCGAGATCGAGCTGCGCCGGGGCGCCACCGACGATGATGTCATCGACGTCATCCGCAAGGGAATCAAGAAACGGCGTGAATCCGTCGAGCTCTATGCCAGGGCGGGTCGCACCGATTTGCGTGACAAGGAGCAGCAGGAGGTCACGCTGCTCGAGGTCTACCTGCCCGCGCAGGTCGACCCCGCCGAAATCCGGGCGGCCGTGCAGCAGGCCATTGCCGCTGGCGCCGCCAACGTGGGTGCGGTCATGGCCCGCGTCATGCCCGCCTTCAAAGGGCGCGTTGATGGCAGTGTCATCAACGCCGTGGTGCGCGAGGAGCTCGCGCGCTCTTAA
- the rpsU gene encoding 30S ribosomal protein S21 yields MSEVIIHEDENFERALKRFKKKCEKAGILSDLRKHRHYEKPSERRKRKMNAAVRKNRRTRNG; encoded by the coding sequence TTGTCGGAAGTCATCATCCACGAGGACGAAAACTTCGAGCGTGCGCTCAAGCGCTTCAAGAAGAAGTGCGAAAAGGCCGGCATCCTGTCCGACCTGCGCAAGCATCGTCATTACGAGAAGCCGTCGGAGCGCCGCAAGCGCAAGATGAACGCGGCTGTCCGTAAGAATCGCCGCACCCGGAACGGGTGA
- a CDS encoding histidine triad nucleotide-binding protein, with amino-acid sequence MTDSCLFCRIAAGTLPATIVAENELAVAFRDLHPQAPVHVLVIPRAHVDSLAAASDAALLGDTMALAAEVARREGVVDSGYRVVTNVGRDGGQSVGHLHLHVLGGRALGWPPG; translated from the coding sequence GTGACCGACTCGTGTCTGTTCTGTCGTATAGCGGCGGGTACTCTGCCGGCGACGATTGTGGCCGAAAACGAGCTCGCCGTGGCCTTCCGGGACCTGCATCCGCAGGCACCGGTGCATGTGTTGGTCATTCCGCGGGCGCACGTGGACTCGCTGGCGGCCGCCTCCGACGCCGCACTGCTGGGGGACACGATGGCCTTGGCCGCGGAAGTGGCCCGCCGTGAGGGGGTCGTCGACTCGGGCTATCGTGTCGTCACCAACGTGGGGCGCGATGGGGGGCAATCGGTTGGACACTTGCACCTGCATGTGCTGGGTGGGCGTGCGCTCGGCTGGCCGCCCGGGTGA